CGAAGCGTTCAGGCGTCCATCCGCCCTGCTACCCGCCGATGGAGGCCGCACCATGAAATGGGTGGGCCTGCGGGACGACCAGGCGCAAGGACGCGAACTGGCGGCGAAGATCGCCCGGCTGTTTCCCCGGCCCCGGCGAGACGGGAGGACGCCGGGGACGCCGCGCGTCAGGCGGTCGGAGCGGTGGCCCTGACCGAGGGGCGCTGGCTGGCGCTGGCGTACCAGGCGGCCAGCTTCGGGCAGTCGCGGCGCCAGTTCAGGCCGGGCATGCGGAAATCCAGGTAGCCCAGGGCGCAGACCGCGCTGATGGCGGCCACGTCGAAGCGCTCGTCCAGTTCATCGGCCGCCGCTTCGAAGCTTTCCAGGGCCCGATCGATCTTGCTGCATTGCCCCAGCACCCAATCGTCCCAGCGCTTGTCTTCGGGCCTGAGGAAGGTTTCGTAGCGCACCAGGATGGCGGCATCCAGCACCGCATCGGCCAGGGAGGCCAGGGTCAGGCGCCGCCAGCGGGTGGCGCCGTCGCGCGGAATCAGCGGCTCGCCGCCGTGCTGGTGGTCGAAGTAGTCGAGGATCACCCGGCTGTCGTGGAGCACGCTGCCATCGTCGAGGCGCAGGGCGGGGATCTTGCCGGCGGGATTGTGCTGGTTCACCTCGGCGCTGGGGTTCACGGGGGTCAGGGTGACGCCGTGGAGGGTCACCGAGGCCAGTTGGTCGGTCTCGTGCAACAACACCATCACCTTGCGGACGTAGGGCGAGGTGGGGGAGTGGAACAGGATCGGGCTTTCGCTCATGGCGGCTCCTCGGCGTCTGCAACGGCGGATGGCGAAGTTATACCGCATCGCATTGCCGGCGGGCAGGAGGGGCAGGCAGCGCCGTTCATCAGCTGACCTGCCCCGATGGCCGAGGGCTCGCGTGCGTTGCGCGTCAGAGGGCCGGTGCGTGCTGTCGGCGTTGCCAGCGGGCCAGGGCCGAGGCCAGGTCGGCCGGGGTGTGCAGTCCCTGGCGGCGGGCGCGGCTGAAGAGGATCAGGGCGATCTCGGCGGTCACCAGGGCATCGGCGGCGGCGTTGTGCCGCTGTTGCACCTGCAGGCCGAAGTGCTCGACCCAGTCATCCAGGCCGCCGTTGCGGATGCCCGCTTCCGGGCAGAGCATGGGGGCCAGCTCGGCCACATCGAGGAAGACATGGCGCAGACGGTGGTCCAGGTCCTGCTTCAGTGCGCGGCCGAGCATGCGCTGGTCGAAGGTCGCGTGGAAGGCCAGCAACGGGCTGTCGCCGAGGAACTCCATGAAGCTCATCAGCGCTTCTGCGGGCTCCACGCCGGCCGCCAGTTCGCTGGGGGCGATACCGTGGATCAGCACGCTGGCGCTGAGCTTGCCGGTGTCCCGCTGCAGGGTGCATTCGAACTGGTTGCCCAGGTCGATGGCGCCGTCTTCGAGGGTCACCGCGCCGATGGACAGGACCAGGTCGCGGCTCATGTTCAGGCCGCTGGTCTCCAGGTCCAGCACCACGAAGCGCTGTTCCCGCAGGGGGCGCGCATCCAGCGCCTGTGGTGCGGGCAGCCTGTCCCGCCGGGCGGCGAGGTCAGGCGGCAGGGACTTGCGGCGGGTGAACCAGGGAAAGGTGTTCATAGCTGGTAGCGTAGCGCCAGGCTGGATTGCAGGCGCTGGGCCTGGCGGAAGGATTCCCGCAGGATGCGCCGGTCCAGGTGGTTGAGGGTGTCGGGGTCCAGGCGGTTGGAGTAGGGCAGGCCCTGACGCGCCTGGTGCTGGTGCTGCTGCATGCGGATCAGCTGGATGAAGTGGTAGGCCTCTTCATAGGCGGCACCGTCCTGGACATCCACCACGCCCTGCTCCATCAGCTGGCGCAGCCGCTCCAGGGTATTGCAGGCGCTGATGCCGTGGGCGAGCGCCAGCAGCCGGGCGCCGTCGACGAAGGGGGTCAGGCCCTGCACCTTGAGGTCCAGGGTGTCCTTCTCGGCGCCCTTGCGGGCCACCACGAAGTCGCGGAAACGTCCCACCGGCGGGCGCTGGCGCAGGGCGTTCTCGGCCATCATGCGCTGGAACAGGCTGTTGTCCGCCACCAGGGCCAGGAGTTCGCGCTGCAGCGCCTCGCACCCTTCGACGGGGCCCCAGACGGCTCGCAGGTCGAAGTAGATGGAGGAGCCCAGCAGGTTTTCCGGCGAGGCTTCGCGGACGAACCCGGCAAAGCGCCGGCTCCACTCCGCGCGGGACAGGCAGAGCTCGGGATTGCCGGCCATGATGCCGCCCTTGCAGAGTTCGAAGCCGCACTGCGCCAGGCCCTGGTTGATGCGCTCGGCCAGCGGCAGCAGGCGGCCGCGCAGGGCGGCGGCTTCCACGGCGTCGCGGGCCTCGAAGAGGATGCCGTTGTCCTGGTCGGTGTGCAGGGTCTGTTCGCAGCGGCCCTCGCTGCCGAAGCAGAGCCAGGTGAAGGGCACGCCCGGGTCGCCCAGTGCTTCCAGGGTCAGTTCGATCACCCGGCAGACCGTGTGGTCGTTGAGCAGGGTGATGATGCGGGTGATCTGGGTGGAGCTGGCGCCATGGGCCAGCATGTTGTCCACCAGGCGCTGGATCTCGCTCCGCAGGGCCGCGAGGGTTTCCACCCGGCCGGCATGGCGGATGGTGCGGGCGAGATGCACCAGGTCCACGCGCTGCAGGGAGAACAGGTCGCGCTCGGACACCACGCCCACCAGGCGTTCGCCTTCTACCACGCAGACGTGGGCGATATGCCGTTCGGTCATGGCCAGGGCGGCGTCGAAGGCGCTGGCGCCGGGGGGCAGGTGGAAGGGCGCCTGGGTCATCAGGTCGGCGATGGGCTGGGCCAGGTCGGCACTGGCGTCGGCGATCACCCGGCGCAGGTCCCGGAGGGTGAAGATGCCCAGGGGCCGGTGGCCGGGATCGACGATGACGATGCTGCCCACCTGCTGTTCATGCATCAGCCGCACGGCGTCGCGCAGGGGCAGGTGCGGCGGGCAGGCGATGGGCTGGCGTACCGCCAGCTCTTCCAGGCGGCTGTCCAGGGAGTACTGGGCGCCCAGGGTTTCCACCGCCCGCAGCTGCACCTGCTGGTTGACCTGGTCCAGCAGGCTGCTGACGCCGCGTAGGGCGAAGTCGCGGAAGGGGTTGGAGAGGGCGAACAGCTTGACGAAGGCGGCCTTGCCCAGCAGCAGGCAGAAGCTGTCCTCGCCGGCCAGGTGTTCGGTGCGGGTGGCCCGCTCTCCCAGCAGGGCCGCCAGGGGAAAGCACTCGCCGCTGGCGATCTCGAAGGTGGTTTCGGTGCCGCGCCGGGCGGAGTGGGGACGCTCGCCCACCACCCGGCCCTGCTTGACGATGTAGAAGTGCTCTACCGGGCCGTCCTGGGGCTTGATGATGGACTCGCCCGCCGCATAGAAGCGCAGCAGGCAGTGCTCGACGAGGAAGGCGAGGTGGGCGCTTTCCATCTGGTTGAAGGGCGGATATTTCTGCAGGAACCCCATGGTGCCGTGGACGTTCTGCATCACCGCCTGCTTGCCGGCCTGGGCGAAGGCGTCTGCCTTGTTCATGGACCTGCCTGCTGGTTCTTGTTGGAGGAGGATCATGCTGCGCGCGACGGCACGCGCCCAAAATTGGACGTAAGTCTAAGGGGCGAAATCCGATATTCGGTCACTTCCCACGACCGTTCGGCGGAAGCCTGCAGCCGTGTAGGAACTTGCCACGATTCTGCGTATCCGAGCATCGGACCCCGTGCTAAAGCTTATCAACACGGGGAGTTGGGCCTGCCAGGGAGGCCCCTTGTGAGGACGACCCCATGAGCTACGGTGATTTGCTCAGCGAAGACGAGTTGCGCGCGCTCGAAGAGATCATGCGCGTACCTTCCGCGCCGCCCAGCGTTCTGCTGGTGGACGACGATGAAGTCGCGCGCGATGCGCTGGCCGATGAACTGGTCGCCCAGGGCATTCCCTGCATCACGGCCGAAAGCGGCGAACAGGCCCTTGCCCTGCTGGTCACACGTCCCACCATCGGCCTGCTGATCACCGAACTCCATATGCAATGCGGCAGCGGCCTGGAACTGGTTCGCCAGGTGCGCCAGTCCGCGCAACCCAGCCTGCCGGTCATCATCATTTCGGGTGACGCCGACGTGCAGGACGCCATCGAGGCGATGCACATGAGGGTGGTGGACTTCCTGCTGAAGCCCGT
This genomic window from Pseudomonas furukawaii contains:
- a CDS encoding putative nucleotidyltransferase substrate binding domain-containing protein, whose protein sequence is MNKADAFAQAGKQAVMQNVHGTMGFLQKYPPFNQMESAHLAFLVEHCLLRFYAAGESIIKPQDGPVEHFYIVKQGRVVGERPHSARRGTETTFEIASGECFPLAALLGERATRTEHLAGEDSFCLLLGKAAFVKLFALSNPFRDFALRGVSSLLDQVNQQVQLRAVETLGAQYSLDSRLEELAVRQPIACPPHLPLRDAVRLMHEQQVGSIVIVDPGHRPLGIFTLRDLRRVIADASADLAQPIADLMTQAPFHLPPGASAFDAALAMTERHIAHVCVVEGERLVGVVSERDLFSLQRVDLVHLARTIRHAGRVETLAALRSEIQRLVDNMLAHGASSTQITRIITLLNDHTVCRVIELTLEALGDPGVPFTWLCFGSEGRCEQTLHTDQDNGILFEARDAVEAAALRGRLLPLAERINQGLAQCGFELCKGGIMAGNPELCLSRAEWSRRFAGFVREASPENLLGSSIYFDLRAVWGPVEGCEALQRELLALVADNSLFQRMMAENALRQRPPVGRFRDFVVARKGAEKDTLDLKVQGLTPFVDGARLLALAHGISACNTLERLRQLMEQGVVDVQDGAAYEEAYHFIQLIRMQQHQHQARQGLPYSNRLDPDTLNHLDRRILRESFRQAQRLQSSLALRYQL
- a CDS encoding 3'-5' exonuclease, producing MNTFPWFTRRKSLPPDLAARRDRLPAPQALDARPLREQRFVVLDLETSGLNMSRDLVLSIGAVTLEDGAIDLGNQFECTLQRDTGKLSASVLIHGIAPSELAAGVEPAEALMSFMEFLGDSPLLAFHATFDQRMLGRALKQDLDHRLRHVFLDVAELAPMLCPEAGIRNGGLDDWVEHFGLQVQQRHNAAADALVTAEIALILFSRARRQGLHTPADLASALARWQRRQHAPAL
- a CDS encoding glutathione S-transferase family protein gives rise to the protein MSESPILFHSPTSPYVRKVMVLLHETDQLASVTLHGVTLTPVNPSAEVNQHNPAGKIPALRLDDGSVLHDSRVILDYFDHQHGGEPLIPRDGATRWRRLTLASLADAVLDAAILVRYETFLRPEDKRWDDWVLGQCSKIDRALESFEAAADELDERFDVAAISAVCALGYLDFRMPGLNWRRDCPKLAAWYASASQRPSVRATAPTA